In the genome of Chryseobacterium arthrosphaerae, one region contains:
- a CDS encoding DUF4249 domain-containing protein, producing MKNTYFIILSLFALTSCEKEIDLDLNNQSGNIVIEGNVTDKVGPYTVKITKSVNVSDPNQYPAVTGATVVLSDDNGQTETLHYVGNGMYQTTAFYGDPGRTYTLKVQAEGKEYTAQSTMPEPVPLLNLAQSSFKFGDKTTYTLLPVFTDPAPLGNRYLFSFTINNLTKKYMNVSSDNVNNGLPNQQPLILPNDDNKGRDHEVVPGDTIHVEMQCISPNIFTYYNALLQITGGNGGGTTPANPPSNISNGALGYFSAHTVDRQSYVIQQVTTP from the coding sequence ATGAAAAATACATATTTTATCATATTATCCCTGTTTGCTTTAACTTCCTGTGAAAAAGAGATTGATCTGGATCTCAACAATCAGAGCGGAAATATCGTTATTGAAGGAAATGTAACGGATAAAGTGGGCCCTTACACGGTGAAAATAACAAAATCTGTCAATGTTTCGGATCCCAATCAGTATCCAGCTGTTACCGGCGCCACAGTTGTTTTAAGTGATGATAACGGACAGACTGAAACGCTTCACTATGTAGGAAACGGAATGTACCAGACGACTGCTTTCTATGGTGATCCGGGCAGAACCTATACCCTGAAAGTACAGGCCGAAGGAAAGGAATATACCGCTCAGAGCACGATGCCTGAACCGGTACCTTTACTGAATCTGGCACAGAGCTCTTTTAAATTTGGAGACAAGACTACCTATACACTTTTACCGGTTTTTACAGACCCGGCACCGTTGGGCAACCGCTATTTATTCAGCTTTACGATCAATAATCTGACTAAAAAATATATGAATGTCTCTTCAGACAACGTCAATAACGGATTACCGAATCAGCAACCTCTGATTCTGCCTAATGATGACAACAAAGGCAGAGATCACGAGGTAGTGCCAGGAGATACCATCCACGTAGAAATGCAGTGCATCAGTCCTAATATATTTACCTATTATAATGCCCTGCTTCAGATCACCGGTGGTAACGGCGGGGGAACTACCCCTGCCAATCCGCCAAGCAACATCAGCAATGGTGCCCTGGGTTATTTTTCTGCCCATACGGTGGACCGGCAAAGCTATGTCATTCAGCAAGTGACAACTCCATAA
- a CDS encoding TonB-dependent receptor: protein MQTSFFKIAAASAALCFSSWAMAQQKYQVSGTVKDQKNGELLIGVSVKVAEDPSINVIANEYGFYSLSLPEGNYKVIISYPGYKDFEQDITVNQNMKLDLPLSPQEQIAKAIDEVVITGIKKDKNLTSAQMGAETLSIKNIEKLPVLFGEKDVMKTIQLLPGIKSNGEGSSGFSVRGGATDQNLILLDEAPVYNASHLLGFFSTFNSDALKDASIIKGNSPAQYGGRLASVLDVKMKDGNNKDYNINGGIGLISSRLSVEGPIQKEKSSFIVSGRRTYADLFLKTSKDYKDNKLYFYDLNLKANYQLNENNRLYLSGYFGRDVLGLGDTFSTDWGNTTATLRWNSIINSKLFSNTSFIYSNYDYKISLKNDDSVFDLNSKIQDWNLKQDFTWFAGNKHSVRFGLQSIYHTITPSSAGGTSVSSYPRNPRKSWENALYINDDFKATEKLTINYGARLSMFSVLGGDTFNTYENGVLTDSRFLEKGKFGKTYVNLEPRVSANYRINEVSSVKGAYARNTQNLHLLSNSNSGNPTDQWIGSSYTVKPEIADQISVGYSRNFNNNNYELNAEIYYKSMQNQIDFKNGAEIAFDTGADVESELLFGKGRAYGLELIAKKKSGKLTGWISYTLSKTERKINGINNNEWYNARMDKTHDLSIVATYQLNPKWTFSGLFVYSTGNAVTFPTGKYELNGQTVFQYSNRNADRMPAYHRMDLSATYEPESNKRFRGSWTFGIYNLYGRENAYIINFEDNPDRPGTTRAMQTSLFRWVPNITYNFKF, encoded by the coding sequence ATGCAAACATCTTTTTTTAAAATTGCTGCTGCCTCAGCCGCACTCTGCTTCAGCAGTTGGGCTATGGCACAACAAAAATACCAGGTAAGCGGAACTGTTAAGGATCAAAAAAACGGTGAACTCCTGATCGGAGTAAGTGTAAAAGTAGCTGAAGACCCTTCTATCAATGTGATTGCCAATGAATATGGCTTCTATTCTCTATCGTTACCGGAAGGAAATTACAAGGTTATTATTTCCTATCCGGGCTATAAAGATTTTGAACAGGACATCACCGTTAACCAGAATATGAAACTGGATCTTCCGCTCAGTCCGCAGGAACAGATTGCCAAGGCAATTGATGAAGTGGTAATAACAGGAATAAAAAAGGATAAAAACTTAACGTCTGCCCAAATGGGTGCAGAAACATTAAGCATTAAGAATATAGAAAAGCTTCCGGTTCTTTTCGGTGAAAAGGATGTGATGAAAACCATACAGCTCCTTCCTGGTATTAAAAGCAATGGTGAAGGAAGCAGCGGGTTCAGTGTAAGAGGAGGTGCCACTGATCAGAATCTGATCTTGCTGGATGAAGCTCCCGTGTACAATGCTTCTCACTTACTTGGATTCTTCAGTACATTCAACAGTGACGCCTTAAAAGATGCCAGCATCATTAAAGGAAACAGTCCTGCACAATATGGAGGACGTCTTGCTTCCGTACTGGATGTGAAAATGAAGGACGGAAATAATAAAGATTACAACATCAACGGAGGGATTGGGCTGATCAGCAGCAGATTAAGTGTGGAAGGTCCTATTCAAAAGGAAAAATCTTCTTTCATTGTTTCCGGAAGAAGAACGTATGCCGACCTGTTCCTGAAAACGTCTAAAGATTATAAAGACAACAAACTTTATTTTTACGATCTCAATTTAAAGGCCAATTACCAGCTCAATGAAAACAACCGTCTTTATCTTTCGGGATATTTCGGAAGGGATGTGCTGGGCCTGGGAGATACCTTCTCAACAGATTGGGGAAATACTACAGCTACTTTGCGCTGGAACAGCATTATCAACAGCAAGCTGTTCTCCAATACTTCTTTTATTTACAGCAATTATGATTATAAGATCAGTCTGAAAAATGATGACAGCGTTTTTGACCTGAACTCTAAAATACAGGACTGGAATCTGAAGCAGGATTTTACATGGTTTGCAGGAAACAAACATTCTGTACGTTTCGGTCTTCAGTCTATTTATCATACGATCACTCCAAGCAGTGCCGGAGGTACAAGTGTAAGCAGCTACCCGAGAAATCCCAGAAAATCCTGGGAAAATGCACTTTATATCAATGATGATTTTAAAGCTACGGAAAAGCTGACCATCAATTACGGAGCAAGGCTTTCTATGTTCAGTGTCCTGGGGGGTGATACCTTCAATACCTATGAAAACGGCGTGCTTACAGACAGCAGGTTTCTGGAAAAAGGGAAATTCGGAAAAACGTACGTGAATCTTGAACCGAGAGTTTCAGCCAATTACCGTATCAACGAAGTAAGCAGTGTGAAGGGAGCGTATGCCCGGAATACCCAAAACCTCCATCTTTTAAGCAACAGCAACAGCGGAAATCCTACAGACCAATGGATCGGAAGCAGCTATACTGTAAAACCTGAAATTGCAGATCAGATCAGTGTGGGCTACAGCAGGAATTTCAACAACAATAATTATGAGCTGAATGCTGAAATTTATTACAAGTCCATGCAAAACCAGATCGACTTCAAAAACGGAGCTGAGATCGCCTTTGATACAGGAGCAGATGTAGAAAGTGAACTGCTGTTTGGAAAAGGCAGAGCATACGGTCTGGAACTTATTGCCAAAAAGAAAAGCGGAAAGCTTACAGGATGGATCTCCTATACCTTATCCAAAACGGAAAGAAAGATCAACGGAATCAATAACAACGAATGGTATAATGCCAGAATGGACAAAACCCACGATCTTTCCATAGTAGCTACGTATCAGCTGAATCCCAAGTGGACTTTCTCCGGACTGTTTGTTTACAGTACAGGAAATGCAGTGACCTTTCCTACCGGGAAATATGAGCTGAACGGACAAACAGTATTCCAATACAGTAACAGGAATGCCGACAGAATGCCGGCATATCACAGAATGGATCTCAGTGCGACCTATGAACCGGAATCCAACAAACGTTTCCGTGGTTCCTGGACTTTCGGAATTTATAACCTGTATGGCCGTGAGAATGCCTACATTATTAATTTCGAAGATAATCCTGACCGTCCCGGAACAACACGTGCCATGCAGACCTCCTTATTCCGCTGGGTACCTAATATCACTTATAACTTCAAATTCTAA
- a CDS encoding serine hydrolase: MKARTSFYMAIALGILGNPLSAQNQTETDREIAKVESGLMPVTRFEGEKLWTLASRMKHYNVPGVSIAVIKNSKVIWSKTYGLADVESNIPVNSRTLFQAASMSKPVSVYAALSILEKRKLDPDADVNTYLTSWKIPDNQFTKDKKVSLKNIASHTAGFTVSGFPGYEPGKPVPTLIQVLNGQNPANTSAVVVDQVPGKSFRYAGGGYCVMQQMLIDIEKKDFPTIMKENVLQPLDMKNSTFVQPLPESQVQWAATAYNMDGKRVQGRYHTYPEMAAAGLWTTAEDLAGFVIDIQNTLGNKSTNIVSQKTAEEFTSPFFDKFEGLGIFLENRKGETYFTHGGWNEGFSSRFIAGKTSGDGVVVLTNTNKPDFIEELVRSVAAVYHWPGYTNPVNKILPLKEEDFRHSVGRYRFNNYGLYRVYREKGKLMMSINDIENPVELIKVGENAYTTRNWDYRSEFVKNPETGKPELVQVLQDKTIHSRNPQLGKDENTPLELILEGNFDKGLAAFRKAKTENSDHYFLSEDFLNNVAYSQLREKKYTKAIDVFRTINALYPENKTVYESLGEAYLKAGKKENAKQAYRKALEINPENENAAKALKTL; this comes from the coding sequence ATGAAAGCCAGAACAAGTTTTTATATGGCAATTGCCCTGGGAATACTGGGGAACCCTCTCTCTGCCCAAAATCAAACTGAAACAGATCGTGAAATTGCTAAAGTAGAATCAGGGCTGATGCCCGTTACCCGTTTTGAAGGAGAAAAACTCTGGACATTAGCTTCCCGGATGAAACATTATAATGTTCCCGGCGTAAGTATCGCCGTGATCAAAAACTCCAAAGTAATCTGGAGTAAAACATACGGACTGGCAGACGTTGAATCTAACATTCCGGTGAACTCACGGACTTTGTTTCAGGCAGCCTCTATGAGTAAGCCCGTAAGCGTTTATGCGGCATTAAGCATCCTGGAAAAAAGAAAACTTGATCCTGATGCAGACGTGAATACCTATCTGACCTCATGGAAGATCCCCGACAATCAATTTACAAAAGATAAAAAGGTCAGCCTTAAAAATATTGCCAGCCATACTGCCGGTTTTACGGTGAGCGGCTTTCCCGGATATGAGCCGGGAAAACCTGTACCCACACTCATCCAGGTGCTGAATGGCCAGAACCCTGCCAATACTTCAGCTGTGGTCGTGGATCAGGTTCCCGGAAAATCCTTCCGGTATGCCGGTGGCGGATATTGTGTAATGCAGCAGATGCTTATCGATATCGAAAAGAAAGATTTTCCCACCATCATGAAGGAAAATGTACTTCAGCCACTGGATATGAAAAACAGTACTTTCGTTCAGCCATTACCGGAATCCCAGGTTCAATGGGCTGCAACAGCCTATAATATGGATGGGAAAAGAGTGCAGGGAAGATATCATACCTACCCTGAAATGGCCGCTGCAGGACTATGGACCACCGCTGAAGATCTTGCCGGATTTGTTATCGATATCCAAAATACACTGGGCAATAAAAGTACAAATATCGTTTCTCAGAAAACAGCAGAAGAGTTTACAAGCCCTTTCTTTGATAAATTTGAAGGACTGGGAATTTTCCTTGAAAACCGGAAAGGAGAAACTTATTTTACCCATGGCGGCTGGAATGAAGGGTTTTCCAGCAGATTTATCGCAGGCAAAACCAGTGGTGATGGGGTAGTGGTTCTTACCAATACCAATAAGCCTGATTTTATAGAAGAATTAGTGCGGTCAGTAGCCGCAGTGTATCATTGGCCGGGATATACCAATCCTGTAAATAAGATTTTACCTTTAAAAGAAGAAGATTTCAGACATAGCGTAGGCCGCTACAGATTTAATAATTACGGGCTTTACAGGGTCTACCGTGAAAAAGGAAAGCTGATGATGAGCATCAATGATATTGAGAACCCGGTGGAACTTATAAAAGTAGGAGAAAATGCGTATACCACCCGAAACTGGGATTACAGGTCAGAATTTGTGAAAAATCCTGAGACCGGAAAACCGGAGCTAGTACAGGTTTTGCAGGATAAGACCATCCACTCAAGAAATCCACAATTGGGTAAGGATGAAAATACACCTTTAGAGCTTATACTGGAAGGGAACTTTGATAAAGGACTGGCAGCTTTCCGGAAAGCTAAAACTGAAAATTCCGATCATTACTTTCTTTCTGAAGATTTTCTGAATAATGTAGCCTACAGCCAGCTCCGGGAAAAAAAGTATACAAAGGCCATTGATGTTTTCAGAACCATTAATGCATTATATCCTGAAAATAAAACCGTGTATGAAAGTTTAGGAGAAGCCTATCTGAAAGCAGGAAAGAAAGAAAACGCAAAACAGGCTTATCGTAAAGCGCTGGAAATAAATCCTGAAAATGAAAATGCAGCAAAAGCTCTGAAAACACTTTAA
- a CDS encoding TlpA family protein disulfide reductase, whose protein sequence is MENLKKWIINNWSTLILTMLFVVLLVSPDAKAWLMRQVASTGLLNSSISEAKKSPETVSGVSYADFILKNEAGKTVQISDLRGKVVFINFWASWCPPCRAEFPSIQKFYAKYHSDPDMVFLTVNLDDDPALGQAYLKKNGFTVPLLTAVGPVPKEIYDGSLPTTVVLDKKGEIRLHHTGVADYSKESFYREIDRLLR, encoded by the coding sequence ATGGAAAATCTGAAAAAATGGATCATCAATAATTGGTCTACACTCATCTTAACAATGCTCTTTGTAGTATTGTTGGTCAGTCCGGATGCCAAAGCATGGCTGATGAGGCAGGTAGCATCAACCGGATTATTAAATTCCAGTATATCTGAGGCTAAAAAGAGTCCGGAAACTGTTTCGGGCGTATCTTATGCAGATTTCATTCTGAAGAATGAGGCGGGCAAAACTGTTCAGATATCAGATTTGAGAGGAAAAGTTGTTTTTATCAATTTTTGGGCATCATGGTGTCCGCCGTGCCGGGCAGAATTTCCTTCCATTCAGAAGTTTTATGCAAAATATCACTCAGATCCTGATATGGTTTTTCTGACGGTGAATCTGGATGATGATCCTGCTTTGGGGCAGGCTTACCTGAAGAAAAACGGGTTTACAGTTCCATTGCTGACTGCAGTGGGACCCGTTCCGAAAGAAATTTATGACGGATCATTACCTACCACCGTGGTTTTGGATAAAAAAGGAGAAATAAGGCTCCATCATACAGGAGTGGCTGATTACAGCAAGGAATCTTTTTATAGAGAAATTGACAGACTGCTGAGGTAA